The Morganella morganii sequence ACATGCTACAGACACTCAACTCAAAGAAACGTTCATTTTACCGCAGAAAAAACCGGGCCCGGCGAATAATCCATACGGATCGCATTCGTTTTGTCATTTCACCGACACCACTTTTTATATAAATAAAATTGATGATAAAAGCAAAACAATAAAATCAGCTCATTACTCCCGCTCGCGTAATATCTTTTTTTATGATTAATAATCATATAGATAATTAATTTCCATCAAAATCAGCACATCATGCTAATCGTTCTGATTGACTATCCTCATTCCAAAACCGACACTCAATTTCAGTAATATATATCAATGATTTCATTTTTTTAGAAATATAACACCGGTAAACAATGAATTTAAGGAGTACTACAAGGTACACACTTATGTCATTAACTAAATTTCATATTTAGGAGGCCATTATCAATGGATCAAATAACCCGAATTCTTGAAAAACTGAATCAGCAACGCAGCGGTGAAACAACCGTGACACTGGCAGATTTTATGCCGATGTCCCTTGCAGAGATCCGCAGCCAAAACACAGGCCGGTTATCGCGTGAAGAAGCACAGTTACTACACCGTGCAGCGCAAAAAGAAAAGCAAAACAACATTCTCTATACCGCCCGGATGCTGACCCGCGCTAACCCGCTGCTGAAAAAAGAAATGAATACTGCCCGTTATTACGGCGCCACCCCATATGGCTATGATGATATTATTCCGCCGCGTGCAGAGAAATTTGTCGCACCCGGCGCCGTCTCTTCCATGTTTTCCCCTGCCGGTTATCTGACTGAGCTGTACCGTGAAGCACGGGGACTGCATCCAAAAGACAGTGACCGTAATCTGGATAAGCGCCGTCAGGACCTGGCAAAACTGGTGCTCTCTCAGGACAATCTGGATAACGAAATCTCTGCTCTGTCACTGGCTAATGAGCAACTGGAAACGGCGCTGATGGCGCAAACCGGTAAGACAGACAAAAACAAATATTATGAAACCCTGGCGACCTCCCGCCGCAGTGGTGTAACCCCGTATAACGCGCCGTTTGAGGGAATACATAATGCCCTGGCACAGCGGAATTTTGTCCTGCCGGATAATATTCTCAGCAACCCTGCGAAGTTTGCCATACTGGCGGCATACGACGCCGGTATCTCACCAAAGTTATATAACATACTGACAGAAGACACAGAGTCATTAACCGGCTCCGATCTGGAAAACTCTCTCAAAAGAAACTTCCCGAAGGTTAAGATTAAAGACCTGATGACTCTGGATGCGCTGGCCAATTATTATGAGCTTCCGGCAGATGACATTCAGGCCCTTATTGCTGCCGAAATAACAGGCCGGTTACCAACACCGGATGTATATAACGACGATAATAAACTGGTAATACCGGCAATAAACACTGGCGGAAAAATTACATTCAGTGAACTGGCCAAAACACAGAGTGATGAAAAACAGGCTGACTATATTGATTTAATTCCGCAGGGCGGTAATCAGTTTTTAGTTAATTTTAGTGTAAAGAAAACCAAAAAAGACGCGACGCATTTTAGTATAGGCTATAATAAATCGTTTAATAATCTGGCAGATAAAAATGGTTTTGTTCCTCTGGCCGGGGAGCACTACAGTATCCCCGTCACACTGGATGCTAAAATTTTAGAAAAAAAAAACTAAAATCGGCATCACCAGAAAAAAAACCAGAACCTGCCAGCGACGAAAATCATTACACCTCAGCCACCTTCACCATCCATCCCAATGCAGAACCGGGTATATGGCTCCTCAGACTCAACAAAACACTGCGTCTGGCAAAAGTCAGCGGTATGACCCCGCACGAAACACAACATGCATTAATCCACGTAAGAAATGATTCAAGCGAATACGAATTACGCCGTTTCACCGAAACGCTGCTTTACCGTAAACGTTACGGTATTGATACTGAAACAGCATTAATGCTGTGTAACGCCGGTATCAGCAGAATCAGCTATGACGGGCAGCTCAGCCATTTTGACCGCCTGTTTAATAATCCGCCGCTGAATGGTGTAACTTACACTTTAGGTGGTGATGATATTCTGATGGAACCGGATGCCGGAGACCCGCGTCGTGAAGTCCTGAAACGCGCTTTCCGGGTAGATAATACCGGCTTGTGGCAACTGCTTGTTATCACAAATCGTGAAAACAAATCCAAAACTATCGAAAACAAGACAGAAAAACTTCGTGGTCTGTTATTTGTTCGTCTGCTGGCGGATGTGCACAACCTGACAGTAGCACAACTGGATGCCCTGCTGCAGATTTCCCCTTACAATTCAATGAACGTTTACGCTTTAGATGGCAAAACACGCCAGAAAATGCTCTCTTTTCTGTCCCGGATCACCCAATGGCTGAATACACAAAATATCACGGTTGAACAACTGATGCTGCTGCTGGATAAAATATCTCCGGCGGCGCCGACCAAAGAGATGCAGGTCCTGCTGGATCTCCTGCGCAATGGTGGTATTGACAAAACCAATACAAAAACGCTGTATACCACCATGGCACCGGTGATTACTGCGGCTATGCAACTGGACATCACGGAATCAGGGGAAGCTCTGCTGCGCTGGCTGGATAACAATCATCCCGCAGGGATACTCACCACCAGTGAGGCCAGGAAGCTTATTATCAAAAAAGGGCAGACGGCCGGCGACAAGGAAAAATTGGCGGCATGGTGTCAGGCACTGGCACAGCGTGTATTGGTCATTCGCACCTTTACACTCAGTAATGCCGAACTTCAGACATTGTCACAGGGTGCACCGGCCGGAACCATTACTGAACTGTATAACATCAGTGATTTCCATAACCTGATTAACCGCTGCGGTGAACAGGCCGGTACGGTACTGGATGCACTGCAAAGCGGGACACTGACAGTTAAAATTCTGGCACAAGCACTGAATCTGTCAGAAGAGGTGATTACTCAGGCACTGACACTGGCCGGACAAAAACCGGAATTGACCACATGGGCACAGCTGGCCGTATTGCCGCCACGGCTGGATTTGGCAGATACCCTGCATATCACCCCGAAAGATATCACTACTCTGCTGACGGTATCTGAAAATGTGAGACCTTTTTATACAGACCTCTCCGCACTGGCCGGATTGTTACAGGCCGGTCTGAACGAACAACAGACCAAACAACTGCAAAATCAGTCTGAGCCGCGCCGCAATGAAGCCCTCAGCGGGGAGTACCGCTCTCTGGTTATGAACAACCCGGTGGCAGACCGTGATGATATCTGGCGTAATCTGCTGGTGGACGGAAAAGTCAGCGCTGAAATCACCACCACCCTGCTGGCAGATGCCATCGCCGGTATTCAGCTCTATATTAACCGCACTATTGCCGGTGATGAGCCGGGTGCTGACAGTGACGCTCTTGAGCGTCAGTTCTTTAAAGACTGGGATGCCTGTAATAAACGCTACAGTACCTGGGCGGGTGTGTCTCAGTTAGTCTATTACCCTGAAAACTTCGTTGATCCGACCCTCCGTACCGGTCAGACCGGGATGATGAACACCATGCTGGAGCAGCTTTCACAAAGTGAGCTCAACAAAGATACCCTGGAAAACGGCTTCCGCCAGTACCTGACCGCCTTTGAGCAGGTCGCTGACCTGAAAGTGGTCAGCGGTTATCATGATACGGTTAATATTAATCAGGGTAACACCTGGTTTATCGGTACCAGCCAGACTGAGCCGAAAAAAATATTACTGGCGCAAAGCCGATCACAGTAAATGTCAGAATGGCCGTTTTGCCGCCAATGCCTGGAGTGACTGGAAAGAAATTACCTGTGCGGTGAATCCTTATGGGGATATGGTGCGTCCGGTGATTTTCCATTCACGTCTTTATTTGTTATGGATTGAAAAACAAGTACAGAAAGATAACACCGGTAAAGATACGGCATCTTTTACCCTGAAGCTGACACATGTCAAATATGATGGCAGCTGGGCTTCGCCGTTCAGTTATGATATTACTGAAAAAAACATATCCGGTGGAAAAAAAACGGGTCTGTACTGTGCCGCCAGCCAGGAAGATAATTCACTGCTCATTGCCTGGTATCAAATAGAAAAGGAAACACAGCCCAATAGCTTCGGGCTACATATTCAGCCGGACATGAGCTGTAAAAAAGAACCGAATATAGCAGGAATATTAGCCACGGTTACCCATCAATTAGATACAGAAACTACCGTCAGGGTAAACACCCTCCTGAATCGTATATCCTCTTTCGAATTTACCCTGGAAAAACAAGAGGGGAATAAAGAAATTGATCTGGTCATCTCCCATGGCGACTATACTGTCAAAACTGAAAACAGTATATCTGCACTGATATTGAACCCTACTGCTTATATTAACATCACCCCCTATAAATTATTTAGCGATATTCCTGATTTTTATCGCGAGAAATATATTACTCATCTTAACTCTCATTCCGGTACGGTTTATGCTCCGGAATCAAAAAAAAATGGAGCCTGCCAATAATGCTATATCCGATAAGGTTAATGCTTGTGCTGTATATACTTATAATAACAAGCCACCGAAAAAACACATTTCTCTTTCCATTGGTAAAAATTATCCGCTAATTACTCCTCTTGAGCTGGTAGGGCGTAAACTTGAGAGTTTCTTTATAAAGCACAAAGAAACATCAGCGTTGTATTATACATATGGAGATGCTACCGACGATAGGTTAACGTTGGAGGAAGATAAATATACTATCAGCACTGGTGAAAAAAAAACTGGGCACGCTTAGCTTGGGCAAAATGATAGCACAAGTCAAAACAATCAGTTCAGATGATATCTCCATGGAGATTGAACTAAATAGTACGAAATTTGAAACAATAACAGGTAGTGACGTCGGACTCCGGCCACCATTATACCCGACAGTCTCAAGAGAAACACTGGCATTCCCGTTTGGGAAACTGTCTATAACCATTCCCGCTGGTGCAGATATTAATAACCTGGATTGTACTATAAAAGTCAGGTTCAAGAATACAGATGTTCTTGCAGCTACTACCACTTATAAACTGGTTATAAAAAAAACTGATCCAGTTCAAAAAGTCATCTCCCTGTACACCACGCCGGACGGCGCTCAATATATGGAATGGGATGGTTACCGTACCCGGTTAAACACACTGTTCACCCGCCAGTTAATTGAGCGTGCCAATAACGGAATTGACGCAATATTATCCCCTGAAACCCAGTATCTGCCTGAACCGAAACCGGGACAGGGCACCTATGTCACACTGACACTGAAACCGTATGACAAAAATACCCACGGCACTAACCGGGCATTTACGATTTATTACAGCAATGATGCCACAGGCTCCGGCAAATTTCCTGTTTACAGTGGCTCACTCAGTGTTACCGATAATACAGAAGTAAAATTATTTATTCCGCTGATTAAACCCGGAAAAAATGCGGTGAGTCAGTCTGCTGGTGCGCAGCAGGATACTTTATATCTCAATGCTACATACCAGAAAGAAGCAACAAAACAAATCCTGCTGTTCCGTACCGATAATAATCCTGAAGGCTGGACATTGGATAAAAGCGTTAACAACGGCACCTTCGCCGGCCTGGCAGAAAACGGCGTCACCGGTTTATTACAATCCGGTGAACCGATGGATTTCAGCGGTGCCAATGCCCTTTATTTCTGGGAATTGTTCTATTACACTCCGATGATGGTAGCAACACGTCTGTTGCAGGAGCAAAACTTTACCGAAGCTAACCGCTGGTTAAGCTATATCTGGCAGCCTGCTGCAAGCGGTGCCGGTGACTGGCGCGTGCGTCCGCTGAAAGAAGACACGTCCTGGAACGCCGACCCGCTGGATTCGGTTGATCCCGATGCGGTCGCCCAGAATGATCCGATGCATTACAAAGTCAGCACCCTGATGAAACTGCTGGATCTGCTGATTGCCCGTGGTGACAAAGCTTACCGCATGCAGGAACGCGATACCCTTAATGAAGCCAAAATGTGGTATATGCAGGCGCTGGGGCTGCTCGGGGATAAACCTGTCAGCATTTTCAGTAATGGTTGGGAAAATCCGTCACTAAGTAATGCAGCAGATAAAACTCAGGCAAAACAGTTTCATGACGAAATCAGCCGTATCCGCAGCGGCGGTCTGCTGCCTGACGTCCGCACTGCTAATACCCTGACCGGATTGTTCCGGCCACAGCAAAACGAAAAACTGCTCGGCTACTGGCAGATGCTGGAAATGCGCCTGTTTAACTTGCGTAATAATCTCTCCATTGATGGTCAGCCGTTATCACTGCCAATTTTTGCCGCACCGGCAGACCCGGCCGCACTGCTCAGTGCCGCAGCCGCAGCCTCCGGTGGCAGCAAACCTTTACCGTCTGCTGACATCCCGGCAATGCGCTTCCCGCAGGCACTGGACAGTGCACGTTCACTGACCGGGCAGCTGATGCAGTTCGGTTCCACCCTCCTGGGGCTGATTGAGCGCCGGGATGCGGAGGCGATGAGTGAACTGCTGCAAAACCAGGCCGGTGAGCTGATGCTCTCTTCCCTGCGTATGCAGGAACAGGCTCTCACCGAACTGGATGCCGAGAAGAAAATACTGGAACAGAGCCGTGCCGGTGCACAGTCCCGCGTTGACAGCTACCGCGCCCTGTATGATGAAAATGTCAGTGCGGAAGAAAAACGGACCATGGATCTGTACCTCTCTTCCGCAATACTGAGCACCTCCATTGGCGTGCTGGATATGGCCGCCGCCGCTGCCGATATGGCTCCGAACATCTTCGGCGTGGCCGTGGGGGGCAGCCGCTGGGGCGGTATCCCGAAAGCAATTGGTGCAGGTATGAGCCTGGCAGCCTCCGCCACCAAAATTACTGCGGATAATATCAGCCAGTCTGAAGCATGGCGCCGCCGCCGTCAGGAATGGGAAATCCAGAAAAATAATGCCGAATCTGAAATCAGACAGATTGATGCCCAACTGGAAGCCCTGGCTGTCCGCCGTACCGCCACAGAGATGCAGCGCGAACACATGGAAATCCAGCAGGCGCAGACTCAGGCACAACTGGAATTCCTGCAGCGCAAATTCAGTAATAAAGCGCTCTACAGCTGGCTGCGCGGCCGTCTGGCATCCATCTATTACCGCTTCTATGACCTGACAGCGGCACGCTGCATGATGGCGGAAAAAGCTTACGCATGGCAGACCAATGATACGGCTACCCGCTACATCAAATCAGGCGCATGGCAGAGCAATAACGCCGGGCTGATGG is a genomic window containing:
- a CDS encoding neuraminidase-like domain-containing protein, whose product is MIRLILIRVTPGLSVPARLSRKKYYWRKADHSKCQNGRFAANAWSDWKEITCAVNPYGDMVRPVIFHSRLYLLWIEKQVQKDNTGKDTASFTLKLTHVKYDGSWASPFSYDITEKNISGGKKTGLYCAASQEDNSLLIAWYQIEKETQPNSFGLHIQPDMSCKKEPNIAGILATVTHQLDTETTVRVNTLLNRISSFEFTLEKQEGNKEIDLVISHGDYTVKTENSISALILNPTAYINITPYKLFSDIPDFYREKYITHLNSHSGTVYAPESKKNGACQ
- a CDS encoding Tc toxin subunit A, whose product is MDQITRILEKLNQQRSGETTVTLADFMPMSLAEIRSQNTGRLSREEAQLLHRAAQKEKQNNILYTARMLTRANPLLKKEMNTARYYGATPYGYDDIIPPRAEKFVAPGAVSSMFSPAGYLTELYREARGLHPKDSDRNLDKRRQDLAKLVLSQDNLDNEISALSLANEQLETALMAQTGKTDKNKYYETLATSRRSGVTPYNAPFEGIHNALAQRNFVLPDNILSNPAKFAILAAYDAGISPKLYNILTEDTESLTGSDLENSLKRNFPKVKIKDLMTLDALANYYELPADDIQALIAAEITGRLPTPDVYNDDNKLVIPAINTGGKITFSELAKTQSDEKQADYIDLIPQGGNQFLVNFSVKKTKKDATHFSIGYNKSFNNLADKNGFVPLAGEHYSIPVTLDAKILEKKN
- a CDS encoding neuraminidase-like domain-containing protein, whose protein sequence is MTPHETQHALIHVRNDSSEYELRRFTETLLYRKRYGIDTETALMLCNAGISRISYDGQLSHFDRLFNNPPLNGVTYTLGGDDILMEPDAGDPRREVLKRAFRVDNTGLWQLLVITNRENKSKTIENKTEKLRGLLFVRLLADVHNLTVAQLDALLQISPYNSMNVYALDGKTRQKMLSFLSRITQWLNTQNITVEQLMLLLDKISPAAPTKEMQVLLDLLRNGGIDKTNTKTLYTTMAPVITAAMQLDITESGEALLRWLDNNHPAGILTTSEARKLIIKKGQTAGDKEKLAAWCQALAQRVLVIRTFTLSNAELQTLSQGAPAGTITELYNISDFHNLINRCGEQAGTVLDALQSGTLTVKILAQALNLSEEVITQALTLAGQKPELTTWAQLAVLPPRLDLADTLHITPKDITTLLTVSENVRPFYTDLSALAGLLQAGLNEQQTKQLQNQSEPRRNEALSGEYRSLVMNNPVADRDDIWRNLLVDGKVSAEITTTLLADAIAGIQLYINRTIAGDEPGADSDALERQFFKDWDACNKRYSTWAGVSQLVYYPENFVDPTLRTGQTGMMNTMLEQLSQSELNKDTLENGFRQYLTAFEQVADLKVVSGYHDTVNINQGNTWFIGTSQTEPKKILLAQSRSQ